The Fusarium keratoplasticum isolate Fu6.1 chromosome 4, whole genome shotgun sequence genome contains the following window.
ATGCATCCGAGACAATTCTCGTATCGGCAGAGGCGATGTGGTGGGAATGGCACGCATTGATAACCACCAGGCATCCATTCAGTCAAGACTGGCAGGCTTAGAAGCCCACTCTCCAATCTGGGAGTGCTGTCGATTAGCAGCATATCTATGTTCAACCTCACTGCGCTGCAAAATCTGGCCAGCCTCAACCATTCCCGTAAGTCAACTTCATTGCTGCCCACACCTGGTCTGTTTCAGGTTGCGCTGACTTGAGATGCCAGTCACACCTTTCATCACAGCTACTCTACAAATTGCAAGAAGTCAGTGATGACCCCATATGGGATGACTTCCCTGATTTTCTCACTTGGCTCTTGCACATTGGCGGTGCTTTTGCCCTCCCAGGCACAATACGGTCTGGTTACTTGGTGCTACTGCGATCTGAGAACAACTCAAAGCTGAGGGGCTTGTATAAATCGTGGCCGGAACTACTTGGGATCTTGAACCAGTTCATTTGGTCAGAGATAGCATTCACATTACCTGTAAAGACATTCTGGGAAGACAGTTCTAGTTAGGCTATGCCAAAGAAGGCTCGCACTAGGGACAATGGCAATGGAAGTTAGAGCTTATCCGTAGCTATGATAAGTCATGGTATCACTACCAGCTTTTCCAAGCTGCCCTTTTCACCTACCGAAGCTTCCGGGTACCGAGTACAGATTCATCTCTATGAACAAACGTTCGCGCGTCTAGGACTGGTTAAACGAGTTGACACATTACGCAAGCCTCTCAAGGAAGCGAGGTCCCAAAAAAGAGATGAGCAGGCTGCTTGTATTGTATCATGCTCATGGGTTCTCACTGCGCTGACAAATATTCATGGATCTCGATAAGCCTCTTCTCCACAAATCAACTGTTTACTGGTCAAGTCGTCGAGGCGAACTTCAGGGATACCCAGTCAGCATTGGCCGCTTACCCTAATTGGAGACACCTCCGTTCCGTTTTAGGAAATAtctcgtctccttcttgggaAACATCTCTGCTCCATGTTAGGAAGCATCTCAACTCCTTCTTAGAAGGCATGTCTATTTAAGCTCGTAGCTTCAAGGATGGCGCAATCATTGAAAACACTTATAAATACTTGGACAGCGTCCATGTCCAGAAATCTacatcctcatcctttcCTTGTACAGAACAACCAGCATTCTGAAATATTTCATCATGCCTCAATCACGTCTCTTCAAGTccctcaaagtcggcgaTATAGAAGTTAAGCATCGCATCGGCATGGCTCCTCTCACTCGACTCCGAGCCACTCACGACCGCGTACCAACCCCCTTGATGAAAGATTACTACGGTCAAAGAGCCACCGTGCCTGGCACCTTGATCATCGCCGAAGGAACCTTTATAGCGGCAAACTGCGGTGGCTTTGTCCACGGGCCAGGTATTTGGCGCGAGGACCAGGTTGCTGCTTGGAAAGACATCACCGACGAGGTCCATAGCAAGGGATCCTTCATTTACTCTCAACTTTTCGCCATGGGTCGTGCTGGAGATGCcgaggtggccaagaaggaagggTTCGCTATCAAGGCACCGAGTGCTATCCCGATAGAGCCAGGCGCTGCTGTACCAGAGGCCATGACGATTGAGGAGATCAAACAAACGGtcaaggactttgtcgaTGCTGCAAAGAATGCCATTCGTGCTGGATTTGACGGAGTTGAGATCCACGGTGCCAATGGCTACCTCCTCGACCAGTTTATCCAGGACACCGCCAATCAACGAAACGACGAATACGGCGGAAGCATCGAGAACAGATCCCGTCTTCTTATCGAAGTAATCGCGGCCGTTTCCGACGCCATCGGCCCTGAACGTGTTGGTCTCCGTCTGAGCCCCTGGAGTACGTTCCAAGGCATGAGGATGCAGGATCCAATCCCTCAATtcaccgacatcatcaagaagaccCGCCCGTATGGCATTGCCTATCTCCACGTCGTGGAATCTCGTATATCCGGTAGCGAGGACTCCAACGGGCAAGAAGGACTGGACTTTGCATACAACAACTGGAACGGACCTCTCCTGGTTGCCGGCGGGTATACACCAGAGGAGGCGCGGAAATTAGTGGATGAGAAATATCCGGAAAAGGACATCGTTGTCATCTTTGGTCGATATTTCCTGTCCAACCCCGACCTTGTATATAGGATCAAGGAGGATCTGGAGCTCAACCGCTACGACAGAAAGTCCTTTTATGTTTACGGGTCACCAGTGGGCTACTCGGACTATCCTTTCAGCAAGGAGTGGCTTGCAGTTGGACACTGAGCCAAGATTAGCTTGGGCTCGAGACACTTGGTATAGAAAGGGGGCTGTTTAGACATTGATAATTGCATTCTTCATTATTTACACAATAATCTTACTTGTTCATTTTCAAATTTGAACAGACGAATGTCAGGAGCCAATAAGCCATACTAAACTTGACCCATGCCTCCCGGTTGCTAAAAGAACAGAAGCGCTGATGAAGGGTTAAGAATTTGGTGATAAGCGAGTCTGATCTCCATCCCAAACCTCATCTATCGCAACTCATTCATGATGTGACCATTGGAATCAACCGATGCCTCCTTATCCTTGCGCACCGATGTAAGACCATCAACATAAGAAACCAGGAAAATAACCATGACCGCGGCCATTAGCAACGCATCGAAAACATACAAGAATACCTCATGAGAGATCAAATATCCATCATTCCCCTGGATATACTCAATGACACGGAAGATGCTTCGTACCAAGATTAGTCCACTAGTCAGGTAAAGGACATTGAGGTGTCTCTTCCAGGGGATATCGCCGTGAGAAGCGATGGCAGTTGGGCTCTTCCTTATCCGAGAGTGAAAAATTGCGGTTGAGACAACAAAGATGCCAAAAATCGCAATTTGCACAAACAAACCGGAAACGATGACCTTCTCACCGAGATGATACATATCAACGGTGCCGCCGGACGACAAGCCGCCTCCACTTGCTTGTAGAGTGAAGGACAAGACGTCTCCGGCGACAAAGATCTTTGTAACCCATTTGAGAGGTATGAAAAACAGGTGTTGGGCGTCGAGTGTTCGGATGAGTCGACCGAGGATCATATAGATTGAGGCAGCGTATAAGGCGGGTGCGACTAGAATGAGAACTGCTTGGGTCACGAAGCCACCAAGGGCCTCCTTGTCATAGTGGCCCCATATCCTTCCTGCGTAACCAATAGTTTGAACTATTGAAAGAGACCCTATTAGCGGATATAATCCTGATGGCGATGCCATTTACACGACTTACACAAGCCACCAATGGTGAAAGGTATGAAGTAATtagctcgagcttggcgaAGCCGTACTGTATGTACGACAGTGAGGATGGCAAACACAATGACACCATGGATGGCAGCGGGAAGTGATGGAGTGTATCGATAGAGCTCAAAGTCGTTGTCTTTGGCAGAGTCTCTAGGGTTGAGCATGGCAGGCGAGTCTGTCGAGGCTGGTAGGTTGTGAAATAGGGAACTGAATGTGTAAAATCTTGATGATGCCTCGAGAAGGAGCCATTGCTCTGCCAGGTAGACACGACAATACTTATACCAGTGCCTCTTGCTACAAAATTGATGCCATTACGACCAACTCATGGCTCTCGTATAGATGCGAGAACGAAAAGATGCGACTCGTCAAATCAGCATCTCAGAAACGACTCCACATCTTTACGCGTTCCGCCGAAGAAGCCGCAGCGGCGTATTGAAAAAGGCTGAGCACAGGGGGCATCTCGCGCTTATTATTAGCGCTGATTGCGTTGGATTTTCAGGGCGTATAGCGTATCATCCGCTGTGACACGCAATAATTAGACTCCAACAGGGCTGTGCAATGGCAGTTGTCCGAGCTTCCGAACTCGACGCATATCTAAACGAGCCTGTCCGAACTCTGTCTTTCAACCATCCATCGTTAAGCATTCCAGTCTCGATC
Protein-coding sequences here:
- a CDS encoding Oxidored-FMN domain-containing protein; its protein translation is MPQSRLFKSLKVGDIEVKHRIGMAPLTRLRATHDRVPTPLMKDYYGQRATVPGTLIIAEGTFIAANCGGFVHGPGIWREDQVAAWKDITDEVHSKGSFIYSQLFAMGRAGDAEVAKKEGFAIKAPSAIPIEPGAAVPEAMTIEEIKQTVKDFVDAAKNAIRAGFDGVEIHGANGYLLDQFIQDTANQRNDEYGGSIENRSRLLIEVIAAVSDAIGPERVGLRLSPWSTFQGMRMQDPIPQFTDIIKKTRPYGIAYLHVVESRISGSEDSNGQEGLDFAYNNWNGPLLVAGGYTPEEARKLVDEKYPEKDIVVIFGRYFLSNPDLVYRIKEDLELNRYDRKSFYVYGSPVGYSDYPFSKEWLAVGH